Proteins encoded in a region of the Flavobacterium sp. PMTSA4 genome:
- a CDS encoding helix-turn-helix domain-containing protein produces MSEKIYISKNIDFLVRKAKVSKDEFGTYFDLNRGVISQYIREISTPPIKTIIKICETYNVSIDDFIKKDLEKEKYEQKDTSNVIFEPPEGYGLISLKYVESLETTVDTQKKLLKEYEEKLLSKKKVIELA; encoded by the coding sequence ATGAGTGAAAAAATTTACATTTCGAAAAATATAGATTTTCTTGTCAGAAAAGCTAAAGTTTCAAAAGATGAGTTCGGAACTTATTTTGATTTGAATAGAGGCGTAATTTCTCAATATATTAGAGAAATATCAACACCGCCAATTAAAACAATAATTAAGATTTGTGAAACTTATAATGTTTCTATTGATGATTTTATAAAAAAAGATTTAGAAAAAGAAAAATATGAACAAAAAGACACTTCCAATGTTATTTTTGAACCGCCAGAAGGTTACGGATTGATTTCTTTAAAATACGTTGAATCTTTAGAAACTACGGTAGATACACAAAAAAAATTATTAAAAGAATATGAAGAAAAATTACTTTCAAAAAAAAAAGTGATTGAATTGGCATAA
- a CDS encoding PG1828 family lipoprotein: MKKVFLSLAVIATLTVVSCKQADANAEATTDSVATEVEAAPVVDSAATTVDSAATEAAATEAAPAEAAH; the protein is encoded by the coding sequence ATGAAAAAAGTATTTTTAAGTTTAGCTGTTATCGCTACATTAACTGTAGTATCTTGTAAACAAGCTGATGCTAACGCTGAAGCTACTACTGATTCAGTTGCTACTGAAGTAGAAGCTGCTCCAGTTGTTGACTCTGCTGCTACAACAGTTGATTCTGCTGCTACTGAAGCTGCTGCTACTGAAGCTGCTCCAGCTGAAGCTGCTCACTAA
- a CDS encoding S46 family peptidase, translating to MKFLRLLILFLFIQSHAQQGGMWIPSLLKGMNETEMKNLGMKISAEDIYSVNKSSLKDAVPHFDGGCTAEMISNKGLLLTNHHCGFDNIQSHSTVEHDYLTDGFWAYSLEEELPNKDLFVRFIVRIEDVTTKVLEGVASLSNESDKQRKIQENISNLTNSSPKESWQENSIKTFYDGNQYILFVTETFKDVRLVGAPPSSIGKFGSDTDNWVWPRHTGDFSLFRVYADKNNKPAEYSKDNVPYVPKHFFPISLESLKENDFTMVMGYPGRTQEYLPSFAVEQIVNTLNPAKIEVRDAALKVQDGFMRKDKAIKIQYASKYASVANYWKKWIGETKGLKKSNAIAIKQKFEKEFQEKVAKAGKQAEYGNLLSEFEKNYSDINDYALARDLFSEVALRNTELLSVGYKLYQLEQILNTKGEQSFNDRRNNLVNGLGDFYKDFNSNVDEKVFEQLITIYSKLYPSQFLPENLKNIDAEKLSKEVYSNSKFVSYDKIKELLTGDSKTVIANMNNDKGYQIIKAIADSYFNQIAPKYDEINLKNTALQRTYMKAILELSPKSARIFPDANSTLRVTYGKIKGYKPSDAVYYEPFTSLDGVMEKYIPGDYEFDVPQKLITLYNNKDYGNYGVNGKMPVCFIATNHTTGGNSGSPALDKNGNLIGLNFDRVWEGTMSDIYYSPDICRNIMVDVRYILFIIDKYANAKNIINELKINYPTKKKTKK from the coding sequence ATGAAATTTCTACGATTACTTATTTTATTCCTATTTATTCAATCTCATGCTCAACAAGGCGGAATGTGGATTCCTTCTTTGCTAAAAGGAATGAATGAAACCGAGATGAAAAACCTTGGAATGAAAATCTCTGCTGAAGATATTTATTCCGTTAATAAATCAAGTTTAAAAGATGCTGTGCCACATTTTGACGGTGGTTGTACTGCCGAAATGATTTCAAATAAAGGACTTTTATTAACTAATCATCATTGTGGATTTGATAATATTCAAAGTCATTCCACGGTTGAACACGATTATTTAACCGATGGTTTTTGGGCTTATAGTTTAGAGGAAGAATTACCAAATAAAGATTTGTTTGTTAGATTTATTGTTAGAATTGAAGATGTAACTACAAAGGTTTTAGAAGGTGTCGCTTCTTTATCAAATGAAAGTGATAAACAGAGAAAAATTCAGGAAAACATTAGCAATTTAACCAATTCTTCTCCGAAAGAATCGTGGCAAGAAAACAGTATTAAAACTTTTTATGACGGAAATCAATACATATTATTTGTAACCGAAACGTTTAAAGATGTTCGTTTGGTTGGTGCGCCGCCAAGTTCTATTGGAAAATTTGGTTCAGATACCGACAACTGGGTTTGGCCAAGACATACAGGAGATTTTTCGCTATTCAGAGTTTATGCTGATAAAAACAATAAACCTGCTGAATATTCTAAAGACAATGTTCCATACGTTCCGAAACACTTTTTCCCTATTTCTCTAGAAAGTTTAAAAGAAAATGACTTCACAATGGTTATGGGTTATCCTGGAAGAACGCAGGAATATTTACCATCATTTGCGGTTGAACAAATTGTAAACACTTTAAATCCTGCAAAAATTGAAGTTCGAGATGCTGCCTTGAAAGTGCAGGACGGATTTATGCGAAAAGATAAAGCCATCAAAATTCAATATGCTTCAAAATATGCTAGTGTAGCTAATTATTGGAAAAAATGGATTGGCGAAACCAAAGGTTTAAAAAAATCGAATGCTATTGCCATAAAACAAAAATTTGAAAAAGAGTTTCAAGAAAAAGTTGCTAAAGCTGGAAAACAAGCTGAGTATGGAAATTTATTGAGCGAATTTGAAAAGAATTACTCAGATATAAATGATTATGCTTTAGCTAGAGATTTGTTCAGCGAAGTAGCTTTAAGAAATACAGAATTGCTTTCAGTTGGTTATAAATTATATCAATTGGAGCAAATTTTAAACACCAAAGGAGAACAATCTTTTAATGATAGACGTAATAATTTAGTAAATGGTTTAGGCGATTTCTATAAAGATTTTAATTCAAATGTTGATGAAAAAGTCTTTGAACAATTAATTACTATCTATTCAAAATTATATCCGAGTCAATTTTTACCAGAAAATTTAAAAAATATTGATGCTGAAAAACTTTCAAAAGAAGTTTATTCAAATTCTAAATTCGTAAGTTATGATAAAATTAAAGAGTTGCTTACTGGCGATTCTAAAACAGTAATTGCTAACATGAATAACGATAAAGGATACCAAATCATCAAAGCAATAGCCGATTCATATTTCAATCAAATCGCTCCAAAATATGATGAAATTAACTTAAAAAATACAGCATTACAACGCACATATATGAAAGCAATATTGGAATTAAGCCCAAAATCGGCAAGAATATTTCCTGATGCAAACAGTACTTTGCGCGTAACTTATGGGAAAATTAAAGGCTACAAGCCTAGCGATGCTGTATATTATGAACCATTTACAAGCCTTGATGGTGTAATGGAAAAATATATTCCAGGAGATTATGAATTTGATGTTCCACAAAAGTTAATTACACTTTACAACAATAAAGATTATGGTAATTATGGTGTAAATGGTAAAATGCCTGTCTGCTTTATAGCAACAAATCATACTACTGGAGGAAACTCTGGAAGTCCAGCTTTAGACAAAAATGGTAACCTAATTGGGCTAAATTTTGATAGAGTTTGGGAAGGAACTATGAGTGATATTTATTATAGTCCTGATATCTGTAGAAACATTATGGTAGATGTTAGATATATACTTTTCATCATTGATAAATATGCAAACGCAAAAAATATTATTAATGAATTGAAAATCAATTATCCAACAAAAAAGAAAACAAAAAAATAA